A window of the Cucurbita pepo subsp. pepo cultivar mu-cu-16 unplaced genomic scaffold, ASM280686v2 Cp4.1_scaffold000869, whole genome shotgun sequence genome harbors these coding sequences:
- the LOC111785970 gene encoding protein ESMERALDA 1-like — protein sequence ISTIWRHSYKGGQWKPCINNSSGGLPESNGYIYVEANGGLNQQRTSICNAVAVAGYLNATLVIPNFHFHSIWRDPSKFSEIYDEEYFIKTLENDVRIVNKIPEYIMERFDHNMTNVYNFRIKAWSSIQYYKDMVLPRLLEELVIRISPFANRLSFDAPPAVQRLRCLANYKALRFANPILSLGEILVARMRERSASNGGKYISVHLRFEEDMVAFSCCIFDGGHKELEDMKAAREKGWKGKFTKPGRVIRPGAIRINGKCPMTPLEVGLMLRGMGFDNSTFIYLASGKIYDAERNMAPLLEMFPNLLTKEMLASPEELSPFKNFSSRMAAIDYTVCLHSEVFVTTQGGNFPHFLMGHRRYLYGGHSKTIRPDKRKLALLFDNPAIGWKNFKRQMLSMRSHSDSKGFDLKRPNDSIYTFPCPDCMCFTNKSNDTKSSLAS from the exons ATATCAACGATATGGAGACACTCCTATAAGGGTGGTCAGTGGAAACCATGTATCAACAATTCCTCAGGAG gcCTACCTGAGTCAAATGGATATATTTATGTTGAGGCAAATGGCGGTCTAAATCAGCAGAGAACATCG ATATGCAATGCAGTTGCTGTGGCTGGCTATCTTAATGCAACGCTTGTAATTcctaattttcatttccacAGCATTTGGAGAGATCCTAG CAAGTTCAGCGAAATATATGATGAGGAATATTTTATCAAGACCTTAGAGAATGATGTACGCATTGTTAACAAGATTCCGGAATACATAATGGAACGCTTCGACCACAACATGACTAATGTCTACAACTTCAGAATAAAGGCATGGTCGTCCATTCAatattacaaggatatggtgCTTCCGAGATTACTTGAAGAACT GGTTATTAGAATTTCACCTTTTGCAAATCGATTGTCGTTTGATGCTCCTCCTGCTGTTCAACGGCTTCGATGTTTAGCAAATTATAAAGCGCTAAGGTTTGCTAATCCCATTTTATCCTTGGGAGAGATTTTGGTTGCGAGGATGAGAGAACGCAGTGCCAGTAATGGTGGCAAGTATATTTCTGTACACCTTCGCTTTGAGGAG GATATGGTTGCGTTCTCGTGTTGTATTTTCGATGGTGGACATAAAGAGTTGGAAGACATGAAAGCAGCGAGAGAAAAAGGATGGAAAGGGAAATTCACAAAACCGGGCAGAGTCATACGTCCTGGTGCCATAAGGATTAACGGAAAATGTCCGATGACTCCGTTAGAG GTTGGGTTGATGCTCAGGGGAATGGGATTTGACAATAgcacatttatttatttggcaTCGGGAAAGATATACGACGCGGAGAGAAATATGGCTCCGCTTTTGGAGATGTTTCCAAATCTGCTTACGAAGGAAATGCTGGCATCACCTGAAGAACTTTCCCCATTCAAG AACTTTTCTTCGAGGATGGCTGCTATAGACTATACGGTTTGTCTCCACAGCGAGGTGTTCGTGACGACACAGGGAGGCAACTTCCCTCATTTTCTGATGGGTCATAGAAGATATTTGTACGGCGGACACTCCAAAACTATCAGGCCGGACAAACGCAAGTTGGCATTGCTTTTTGATAACCCTGCCATTGG ATGGAAAAATTTCAAGAGACAAATGTTGAGCATGAGGAGTCATAGTGATTCCAAGGGATTTGATCTCAAAAGGCCGAACGACTCGATATACACCTTCCCTTGTCCAGATTGCATGTGTTTTACGAACAAATCAAACGATACGAAATCATCGTTAGCCTCGTGA